In the genome of Cervus elaphus chromosome 5, mCerEla1.1, whole genome shotgun sequence, the window CTTATAAGGTCTGGTGGCCAAGACATGAAAACCCTGACACTGGACCTCTTAAGGGGCTGCTCTGTCTGCCGGGGGCCTGAATACTCATCTCCAGAACTACACGATGAATCTATTCACTAAGATGAACAAGGCTGCGTACCCGTGGGTCCGTGAGCTATTCTGCAGCAGAATGCATCAGCTGATCAGCACAGCTCAGAAATAATTGGGTTTATGATTTGCACCTGCCTTGGTCAGTACCGAGGCGGTGGGTTTCCAACCTTCAGGGCTGGTCAGGTGGCTAGAATGTGCCTATGTGCTTGGCTCATACCACTTTCTCTTAAGTTTTAAAGAAGCTGCCTGTGATGTTTTGTGTTGGATTTCGACTTCTCCCGAGTACCCTGCACGCCTTCACCTCCTTGGAAGGCTGGAGCCTCACGTCCACTGTGTCCCTCTTGGGGCCTGCACTGTGCTGACAGAGGTGTCCAGTGCTACCCGAGACCACCTCGATCTCTCAGAACCTTCCAGCTGCATCTTTGTGCCAGAGGGCGGTTGCCCCACAGGTGAGACTGGCCTCTAGCCCTCATGTGGCAGGCTGGAAACTCCCAGAAACCAACACCCCCCCAGGGCCCCTCCGCCTATGCCTCTGGGGAGAGTGACACCCCAGCTCCCTCACCCTCGGGCCGGGTCATCCTGACGGAGTTTTTCTGTGGGGTTGAGGCCCAGTTGCCCGGTGTGGAAGCTGGTTTACTAGATTCCCTGGATTGGCCATTTCCCCTCCTCTGCATCCTCTCCACTGGTCCCCCCTTCGCCTCCCAGATCGTCTACTTGTGGTGGAGTCTTTGTCTGCTTCTGGAAGAACCCAGACGAAGGCAGCACATGGCCCTCACCCAGTATTTGTAGACAAGAACATTAACTTTGAACAAATAGTACTGCAGAGCCTTTGAATGCTCCATAAGTTTGCTTGAAATACTGTCTTGGGGGATTAGAGGAGGACCATATTGATAAGAGAAGCAATATTCCTTTTGAGACCTCGCGTGATAACCTCCCTTAGGGGATTCTCTGGAACTCCCTTATTCTGAAGGCCACAAAAGCGCAGTGAGTatatctaaaaaagaaaagtctccagGCTATTCAGGGCATTTTCCTTGGGCTTCTGAAAACATGCTGTGTAAGGGAGGAATTTTACCCATGAAATTAGTTTAAGATTTGGaattgaggaacttccctggtggctcagactgtaaaggatctgcctgcaatgcaggagacccaggtttgctccttgggttgcgaagatcccctggaggaggaaatggcaacccattcctgtattcttacctggaggatcccatggacagaggagcctggcgggctacagttcataaggtcacaaagagttggacacgactgagcgattaacactagAATttagggactttgctggtggtccagtgggtaagaatccaccttccagtgcaagggacctgggtttgattcctggttggggaactaagattgcacAGGCTCAAGGCAGGAAACTCAACCCGGaagtcacaactagagaggagcctgagcaccacaatgaaagatctgagtgccataactaagacccgatggcagccaaataaatattttttaaaacagatttagaATTGATACCATCTacccactttctctttttttgtgggtGGGGGAGACTATAGATAGCTAATTGTGACGGGAAATTAAATAACAAAGCAATGCCAGCTTATTTGAGAAAAAAAGGACATTCAGAAGAGAATTTTGTTCATCGACCTGCTTACACTCTTAAGGAGCTGTGGCTTTCCTGGGCCTTTGAAAGACATCTTGGTGGAAGGCGAACTGAGCTCATCAACCCACCAGACACCTGCTTCCTTCAGAGCTAAGTCTGATTTCCCTTTATTTATGTATAGACATAGTTTTAACACATAGACTGGTGGGAAGGATAAATCATAAGCTTATCCAGGTCATGGGTGGGCTTTGGCTCCAGCAGAGCAGCAGGGAAGTCGGAGTGGAGGAGCTTCGGGATAAGGTTtccttctcccatccaagtattaaccaggcccgaccccacttagcttccgagatcagatgAGATTGGGCACATTCAAGGTGGTATGTCCGTAGACACGAGGTTTCCTTCTGAGCAGTGGTTGGGGCCCTTGGCCATCAGCTGCCTGCTGCTGCCACTGTCCTGATCCGAGAGGTAGGCTGGGTCCTCGGGGGTCTCTGCAGCACCAGGGTCAGAGTGGAAGCCCTTCAGGGCCCAAATTCGGTACCGCTTTCTACGGTTCAGCTTGTAAATGCGAATCCTTTCCTTCTCAGCCTCTGGGTCAGCGAGAATGCCATCCCAGCGCAGACTTTCATTGACCTGGTTGGAAAGGGTCTCTTCTATTTCGACAAAGCGGGGGAGGCTTACAGTGGTGGAGTAGGAGAAGAGCTTGCTTTCATCCTTGTTCTGTCTGTGCTCTGGCCCTGGGCCGTGATCTTTGCCGGGACCTAATATGTCATGGAAGGTTGGAGACAGCTGCTGAGTCTTCATGCCTTGACTTTGATGTTTATCTGCTGAGCAGATGGGCGGCGTTAGCCTCTGTGATACTTGCCCTGAGCCCGCTCAGGGGTGATGCCCAAACCACCAAAGATGAAGTGGGGAGGGTACTGAAGGCCCCTCCTTACCTAGGGCTCAGGTGGGCAAGCCCACCAGCCCCGTACACACCCACTGCCTATAGACTTTGGGCTGTCATGTCGGGCAGGGAGGAACCATTTACTGAGCATATACTATGAGCTAGATCCCCTTGGGGAGAGGCTATCTGCCCTGTtttccaggtgaggaaacagactccAAAAGCCTCCGTCAGTTTCCAATGTCACATAGCAGGTGGCAGAGCTTGGATCTGAACGCAGGCCTGACTCCCAGCGCTGGGTTCTTTCCACACATCCCCACCTCACCTCTCCATTGCTCGCCAAGGTACTGCCCAGTTCTGGGAGCCTGTGACTTACCCCTAGTCTAGACACTTTATGATGGAAGAAATGGAGAATAACAGAAAAACTTCCTAAATCTGACTATGGAAAGCATTCTGTCAAGCCAGGAAATACTTCTGCTGTGTGGCGTATactgattcttttgaaatattaatagcaCTTCTGAATTATATAACGTGCATATAAAATACTACATGTTGTGATTCTTCAGCTCATCCTATtttgggggcagagagagaggaatctccctccccccaccaaaaaaagaaagagagagagaaaaggagagaagggggGTAAAAAAATCCTCTCGGCATTCCTATACCTTCCCACTTCCCCAAAACTATTTGGTGTCCCCTGATGACAGTATGAAGTACATGCCACTGTAATTTTTAGAGTCAGAGGCTAAGctgaaaaagataataaatttccTAATCTGTTTGGCAGGTACACCTGGAGCTTATTGACTTAAACTCCAGaactgttttcttgcctttttatgATGATTCCACCTGGAGAAGTAATTGTAATCTGCCCATCCCCCACTTCTCCAAACTACAAGGGAAGGCTGCTACATCTTGGCCTCCAGCTTGACAGGGGAGCCAGCTTTGTACAAAGGCCAGGGCCCAGAGACTTGAACCCAGGACTAACTATGCTAGAGGTAAGGGGCGCTGATCCACCTCCCTGATAGCAAGAGCCCCCACAGTGGACCACACAACTGACAAGAGAGACAGCACCCACAGACAGGCATATTCTACATCACTGTTGCACTCTTTCCACAAGTGAGTGCTCAGGGCCTTTGTGGAGTCCCTAGGGAATTCTCTGAGAGGAGCACGGTAAGCCTGTGGGTTTGTGGCAGCTGCTGGTGGGTGTGTTTCTGTGATATGTCCACAGGGAAACCAGGAGTGAGAATCCCAAGTGTATAGTTGTATgtgaatgggggtggggaggggtctaGGCAGGTGAGTGTGCAGCCTGTGAATGTGTGTGCCTGCTGGCTATCTATGCTTTACCTTTATTTGGTGATAATACTGATAGAAGGGGGTGTTGTTGAGGGTGCTGAGGATGATAAAGTGCATAGCAATGCCTGGTGTGATGGTGTTTGTGTGCAGTCGAAGGTTGGCCTTGGCAGGTGAGGGAAGTGGAAGGGCAGTCTGTACAAGGTGTATACTCTGTATTATATGCACTTCCTGGGTGtctctggaggagggtgtggcaaccggctccagtgttcttgcctggagaatccccatggagagaggagcctggagggctacagcccgtcaggttgcaaagagtcagactcgactgagcgactaagcgactaagcacacacagcatcGGGGTGTCTACGCGGCACCCAGAGGCAGGGGCCCCTAAGGAATGAGGGTGTAAGGAGGGTCCTCAGCTGGAAGGCAAGAGCCTGTGCTTCTGTGTGTGCCTGACAGAACAGGTCACTAGTGCCTCACTACCTGTGGAGGGGAAAGTCTGTGTATGAGGATAAAGGCATCGCTGTAGGAGGGCTTGAGGTTTTTGTGGGGAAGGTAAGGATGATCAGGATTTTGAGTTTGGACTGAGGGATTAGAATGATGAGTGTGTGTATAAAGCTAGGAGTCACTGTGGGGCTGGGAGGCTCTGTGGGGTGTTTCTATGTGGGGTTGAAGGTCTCCATAGGTGCTGAGAACTTGACACAGGATTTGGGGTCTCTGTGGACATGGATGGTTTCTATGGGAAGGGCTGGAGCCTCATCGTGCGGGGAGCCAGGGGACCTCTGATTAGTACCCACGAGTTTCTGTTTCTGGGCTGCACTTGTAGATAGGGTTCTCAGGGGTAGAGTGGGTGTCCTCGGAGAAGAATTTCAGGTGTGGGAGCTGAGGCTGCCGCGCTAGCTGCTCCTCTTACCGTCCCCTTTGCCCGACCTCttggtctttttcttcttttttttcttcttcaccttcCGTTTGGTCAGTTCTGAGGTGCAACCCGCGATGGGGGGCAATCTGGAGACTTGCGAGGCCGCCATGCAGCCCTgtcgctcctcctcctcctcgtcctcgtCGTCCTCCAACGCCCGGGCCCCACCGCCGCCGTCCATCCACCCGCGGGACCGCTCCCCCGCACCTCCGGCAGCTGGAGACCCGCGGCCGCCGAGCCAGTGGCTTCCGGCGGCGCCTAGCGCCCGGGAAGGGCCACGCGTCTCCATGGCAACTGCAGCGCATGCGCAACCCAGAGGCTGCGGCCCAGGAGCCGCCAGCAGACTGCAGATGCGCGCGTGTGTAGCTCAGCCTTTGTGCTTGACTTGGTCGGCGCTAAAGGGAAGATTCGAAACGCTTGGGTGGACATACGTCTTCCATTCCTGTGCCTTTTTAAATGCTTTGTGTTCTCTGCTACATTTTTATCTGCCCAGTTCAATTTCATGCGTCTGCCTTGGCCTTTCAACCCCCTCGTGTCCAAAGAAACTCGTTTCTTTATCAGTCTTGATCTCAGGGAACAGGAACAATTGGGCAGGCCAGAGCCATGGCTGTCTTCCTTGGCCCCACTCTCTCCCTGTATCCTCAGCTAGGCTAGGACTGACCACCATGCCTGGGACTTGAACTTCTGGACCTCTTTCCTAAATAGTCTCTGCTTCCAAACCCTTCCC includes:
- the C5H17orf97 gene encoding protein LIAT1 → METRGPSRALGAAGSHWLGGRGSPAAGGAGERSRGWMDGGGGARALEDDEDEEEEERQGCMAASQVSRLPPIAGCTSELTKRKVKKKKKKKKTKRSGKGDADKHQSQGMKTQQLSPTFHDILGPGKDHGPGPEHRQNKDESKLFSYSTTVSLPRFVEIEETLSNQVNESLRWDGILADPEAEKERIRIYKLNRRKRYRIWALKGFHSDPGAAETPEDPAYLSDQDSGSSRQLMAKGPNHCSEGNLVSTDIPP